A stretch of the Aegilops tauschii subsp. strangulata cultivar AL8/78 chromosome 4, Aet v6.0, whole genome shotgun sequence genome encodes the following:
- the LOC141021799 gene encoding uncharacterized protein, with translation MADAPLYKQHRRYTRELHDVDLHGNHKLHVVCISKGQDMDKMMSMLRRKLSGMPIKLVGVDVEYTHYVKPQRAAVLQLCVEKECLVYHISAAKDRPMELDKFLMNAEYTFVGFAIEVDKSKLKLSGLEINSDNYIDIQVEWRDPYNKKEFDSLADVAGRIIDIHYHDMKKKN, from the exons ATGGCGGATGCACCTCTGTACAAGCAGCACCGCAGGTACACTAGGGAGCTCCACGACGTCGACCTCCACGGTAACCACAAGCTCCACGTCGTTTGCATAAGCAAGGGGCAAGACATggacaagatgatgtccatgctCAGGAGGAAGCTCAGTGGAATGCCCATCAAACTAGTCGGCGTTGATGTCGAGTACACGCACTACGTGAAGCCACAGCGGGCAGCAGTGCTCCAGCTATGCGTAGAAAAAGAATGCCTTGTCTACCACATCTCTGCAGCTAAAGACAG GCCAATGgaactagacaaattcctcatgaATGCTGAGTACACCTTCGTCGGATTCGCCATTGAAGTAGACAAAAGCAAGCTGAAGCTATCTGGCTTGGAGATCAACTCCGACAACTACATTGATATTCAGGTGGAATGGAGAGACCCATACAATAAAAAGGAGTTTGACTCTTTGGCTGATGTTGCCGGCAGGATAATAGACATTCACTACCATgacatgaagaaaaaaaattaa